One window from the genome of Thermococcus siculi encodes:
- a CDS encoding antitoxin family protein has translation MGENVEVVEAVYENGVLRPLKPLKLKEGERVLLKVRRESIIELARELRKKITPETVDMDPTDYLLKLREERDYAGRY, from the coding sequence ATGGGGGAGAACGTTGAGGTCGTGGAGGCCGTCTATGAGAACGGCGTGCTTAGACCGCTTAAGCCGCTGAAGCTGAAGGAGGGTGAGAGGGTCCTGCTCAAGGTCAGAAGGGAATCCATCATAGAATTGGCCAGAGAACTGAGGAAAAAGATAACCCCGGAAACTGTGGATATGGATCCTACGGACTACCTGCTCAAGCTCCGTGAGGAGAGGGACTATGCGGGTCGTTATTGA
- the guaA gene encoding glutamine-hydrolyzing GMP synthase, whose protein sequence is MWENFIEEKVREIRETVGDGRAIIALSGGVDSSTAAVLAHMAIGDRLHAVFVNTGFMRKGEPEFVVKTFRDEFGLNLHYVDASERFFRELKGVRDPEEKRKVIGRVFIEVFEEVAKDIDAQFLIQGTIAPDWIESKGKIKSHHNVGGLPERLNLRLIEPLRDLYKDEVRELAKELGLPQKIYNRMPFPGPGLAVRVLGEVTPEKVAIVREANAIVEEEIEKAGLRPWQAFAVLLGVKTVGVQGDIRAYKETVAVRVVESLDGMTANAMNVPFEVLQRIAFRITSEIPEVGRVLYDITNKPPATIEFE, encoded by the coding sequence ATGTGGGAGAACTTCATTGAGGAGAAGGTGAGGGAAATCCGGGAGACCGTCGGCGACGGTAGGGCCATAATAGCGCTCTCCGGTGGAGTTGACAGCTCCACAGCTGCGGTGCTCGCTCACATGGCAATAGGGGACAGACTTCATGCGGTCTTTGTCAACACGGGCTTCATGAGGAAGGGTGAGCCGGAGTTCGTCGTTAAGACCTTCCGCGACGAGTTCGGGCTGAACCTCCACTACGTTGACGCCAGCGAGCGCTTCTTCAGGGAGCTTAAGGGTGTAAGAGACCCCGAGGAGAAAAGAAAGGTCATCGGCAGGGTCTTCATCGAGGTCTTTGAGGAGGTTGCCAAGGACATAGACGCCCAGTTCCTCATTCAGGGCACGATAGCCCCGGACTGGATAGAGAGCAAGGGCAAGATCAAGAGCCACCACAACGTCGGCGGTCTGCCTGAGAGGCTCAACCTCAGACTCATAGAGCCGCTCAGAGACCTCTATAAGGACGAAGTCAGGGAGCTGGCAAAAGAACTCGGCCTTCCCCAGAAAATATACAACCGCATGCCCTTCCCGGGGCCGGGGCTGGCCGTCAGGGTTCTCGGAGAGGTAACGCCCGAAAAGGTCGCCATAGTCAGGGAGGCAAACGCGATAGTCGAGGAGGAGATAGAGAAGGCCGGGCTGAGACCCTGGCAGGCCTTCGCGGTTCTGCTCGGAGTTAAAACCGTCGGCGTTCAGGGGGACATAAGGGCATACAAGGAGACGGTAGCTGTCCGCGTTGTCGAGAGCCTCGACGGTATGACCGCCAACGCTATGAACGTTCCCTTCGAGGTGCTCCAGAGGATAGCCTTCAGGATAACGAGCGAGATTCCCGAGGTTGGAAGGGTGCTCTACGACATCACCAACAAGCCGCCGGCGACGATAGAGTTTGAGTAG